TCTACTCGGCTAACTTCAGTGATCAAAGAGAGGATGCCCACAAGAGGATTCATCCTTTTGGGGTGGAAAAGGCACGAGGTTTACAAGTCCTTACTACAATTGGAAGATCATCTCTGTGCCATCCAGACATAGAAGAGGAGACACCAAACTTCAGATGATGCTTCAGATAGGCTTAGGATGTCAGAATAGATATTTCTTGGTGCTTAGTATTTCTTTCCTTCTACTTCCTCGAGGGCCTTCAGCTTCCGATAACCTTGATCAGTGCCAAACAACCTGACGGATAACGTGGAAATGTTAGATATCAGGGTGATGATTCCATAACTAATAATAACCACATTAATCTGAAAATATGCTGTGTCAGCTGAAAACAGTAACCACAGGTTTAATAGACCAAAAGTGATAAAATCTTTTAAACGTGGAGATAAAAAAAATCCAGATGGTTATCAATTAAGAGAGGCTAATAAGAAGACATCTCTGATGCGCTGCCACGTATTACTAATTCACCCATGATATGATTGTTATGAATTATTTTGATATGGCAAGTTTAGTTGTTGTAGAGCTGCCTAATTTGCTTCAATTGAGGCAATGAACATGTACATAGAAAGAAGATATCACTCACCAGTCCATGTAAACGAAAGTCGATGCATAATTGCCTGACTTTGTATAAAGCACACGGTGATGGAAGTCATGAAAATCAGAACTGCAATAAGCAATCAACAATCAGTAAATTAACATCGCACGACACAAGATGGTATTATTGCAAGCACACTGATAACGTGATGTAACTCACCCTCCATATAAAGGCAAAAAGTTTGAGGGGCTCCATGGGAAATGGTACCCACTGTGAGCCTCTACCGTCTCCAAGACTCTCAATATCATCCATAACCAAAGAGTAAAGAGGTGAGGACCAGTTAAAGCTGGACCAATAATTGTGGCAAATCCAAGGAAAAGGATTTCAGCAGGATGGGCGTACTCAGAAGTTAGTCCAAAAGGTGTAGCATATctacaaaaataaaatcattgaTAAATGAAAGAAATCATAAACAAATATCTACAGAAGCCATCATGCTTACTCATGATGGACACTATGAACATGCTTGTATAGCCATTTGGTGTGCAGAATCCTGTGTCCCCAGTAGAAGACAAAATCCTCCAAGATgaagtaaaaaataatttgagaTACGATGACAGtcctacagaaaaaaaaaaaaaaagagttacaaGCAAAAGCTTCAGACAGGAAAGCACGAAAGCTAGATATATTATATTGACCATGTTCCATCAGTCAAACTTTTAGtttgaattaatatttttaaacttgTACTCCTATCTAACATATGTAAGTGTGTGAAGCTGGGTTGCAATTGTAGCTTTAACATTCAAATATTATTCCAAAGCATTTTAAGGAGAAGATAACAATATACCAGTGAGGCAACGGAAGACTGCTTCTCAGCCCCATGAATCTGAATGTAGGATAAGAGATGAGCATAACTGGTAAGTTGACACATACATGGTACAGGATAAGACGCACAATACATTTCTCTCGCCCTTCTGGAGTATTGTTCTTTTTCTGAAAACGTAAGGCAAGTAGCTCACCAAGATGTGGCGTTCAAGCAAAAAGGCAATGGCTAACTGATAGAAACAAAATATTCTTTTCTTGAATATATCTTATAATGGCAACAAAACTTGGAGAGATCAAAGCATGTGGAACATTTACATTTATGGCATGTATATTTTAGTGCTGGTAAATCAGAAGAAAACTGGTACAATTCAGGTAAGAGCATATCTGAGGAACCATGAAACAAGTCCATGAATTGCATATAACTCACAGTTGCTTTTTAGTCGCATAAATACAAGTCTTATAGAACATGATACTACCAGAATATAAAGCATAATTATTTAGTCACGGACATCAATGTAGGCCTTGGTTATATCTAAAATTTCATTGTCACTAAAATAAGGATACTtcataccagtgatttaaaaaggcgctcgggcgaggcgaggcgaggcgaagcgaggcccaagcgcctcacttcatttccaggcggtgcgcttcaaagaggcatcgcctgggcgctcgcccgagcccaggcgtcgggtgcTTCAGGCGAGtgcttgggttaaaccaggcgactgaACCAGCGATTGAGGTCCGGTTCGGTCTCCGatactttagttggttcaatcaaaccaactaaagcatcgatatcaacgtggcttccccaaccctaaccctacttgTCGTTCACGCTACTGTCGTCGCTGCCGCTGTTGTTGTCGCTACTCGTCGCTCTAgctgtcgctgccgctgctcactGCTACTGTTGCCACTGTCTCCGCTCGCCGCTGCTCGCTActaccgttgccactgtctcTGCTCGCCGCTGCTCGCTACTACCGTTGCCACTATCTCCGCTCACCGcttccgctcccgctcccgctactCGCTACTGTCGGTGCCACTGTTGTCGCTTGCCACTCTCGTTGTCGCTGTTGCCGCTGCTACTATCGTTGCTCGCAGTTGCCGCTCCCGCTCTTCTCAGTCAACACCCTCGGTCTTCggactcttcccttacactcttctcctctttcgacaatatatagttaacagtatactgtatactagtaatagtatttattagattaatttaatagtatatttttatttaaaaatttaaataattatatttattaattatattatatatttttatattttagcgtctcacttcgctcgggcaagcgcctagcgcctcgggcatttttggaccttaacgccttttggcgcctaacgctttttaaatcactacttcACACAGAAGCAACGATGATCAAGTAATTTAAAAAGAAAGGCTTGGTAAAACCATACACATTTATCAATGCTGACAATTAAGAAGGCCCAGTGCCAAATGAGGATGTCACAAGTAGGCTGAACATGAATTCATAAATGTGAATTTGCACAAATGGAAGGCAGCAAAGCCAAAAATTAAAAGAACGAAATACATCTCTATATTTTAGGCTGACCAACCTGAATTTTATATTTGCTGAAAAGCCCTGACCTCTCAAAGTATATAGATGGAAGTCCAGATAAGAAAAAGACACTTTCATGAATTAAGAAAGTGCCGACAGTTGCTAACTGGAACTCGCTGAAATGAGTGATGAGATACTGCATAACAGAGAACAAGACTCATTAAATATAGACTACACAAGTCAAAGAGCAATAGTTGAGATTCTGAAATGAAAGCTAGAGATTCTCTATTTTCATCAGTGAAAAGGGAAAATACCCTCTTTATATTAAAAAAGGCCAAACCTATGTGCTCACACGCTAGCCAGCCAATTTATGGAAGATGATGTCATAATTCACTTGTTACTACTGGCAAACAAATTCAATATGGACATGTTAACTGTCGACGTGACAAATATGAAAGAAGATAATTAAATCCAAGCAGCATAGTATTATAAGCAATAATGCAAACTCAAATGCCACATTCACAAAGGTTGACATACTTCTTATTAGTATGTGTTTTGCCTGAAGAGTTTCTAAGACAACTAATTTTAAAAGCACCTCATCAATTACTTTAAACAACTTGTACAGGTCATGTCTTAAATTCATAAGAACTAAATGATCTGTGGGTGTCAAAATATCAACTATGAGTTAAAGCCCTGAATTATTTAAATTGTATATGCTTATAAAATAGCAAGTTTTACCTGTTACTGACATTAAAGAATTCTGACAGCTCCAGTAATTATTCAGATTAAGCTCTTGTTTCATCAAATTACATACAAAAGCTCTTACAAGTTTTGAGGATTACAGTAGTTATAAGTAGAACAGAGCACCAACAACTTATcacaattatgaatattaagtttTTATGCTAATGCTGTAAGGATTGCATTCTTGCAAATAAAGCACTAGAGGACATATTAGTTCCTCAAAGCATGCCTGCAGGTAAAGCACATGAATCTCACTTTTCTCAAGCGCTATTACTTTAGAGTTTTGTAGATGAAAgtatcaaaatctaattaattgAGTTCCGGGAAAGAGATCaaaaaagaaattattcaaatttaacaacAACAAAGCAAATAAACCCACCTCAAGGTAATGCACAGATAATAGTGAGAGTGACATAGTACCATTTATTCGGTATTTAGCTTTGTGTTCTAGAATCCAAAAAGATTTCTTAATTATTAATAGATTTCAAGAAAATTGACCAATAATTGCTTGTTAGTTTCTCATCAATGCATCCAAAACAAAGGTGTTTGTTTTTTCTAGCCAACAATGATGAAGTTAAGTATAATTCCAATAATTTCAATTTTCTCTTGGGCTTTTGACATTCCAACAACTATAAGATGATGGTCATCATGCAACAGTAGTGGCATCCTCTTCCTGAGTGTTAGCAACAAAGCTCCGCAGAACAGCTTCTAGCAAATAGCTGGAGCAGGAAAGCATAAAGGTGTTGTTGGCAACCCAACACGGCATACTTGAAACGACAACTCTACTTAAGACGCCGCACTAAAGCTTAGGGcaagataagaaaaaaaagttGTAGATTGGTTAATTTGTGCAGTTCCTTAATGAAAAGGGCTACAATTCGCAAGTAAAAGGATCTAAATGTTTGAGCAtatatattgctcctcagtcttgCCAGCCTTTTCTGATCATCAATCATCATTCCATGAACATGCAACATCAAATTGTTCTGTGGCTGAATCATATTTTACATTAAATCACCGACATGGTAGCTGTAAGAGCCAGAACATAATGATCCCTCAACATCAAAAGTTAAGCAGAGAATTCAAAGGGTCTCActagaacaagtccatatagctTCTACATCATGTATGTTAGATGGAACCATAATGATCACCAATCATTCTGGTTTTAACTAACAAGCAAGTGTTCGCATCATCCTGCTAGCTTCATTTTCGATCCCTAATAATAGACTATAAACAGAGAACATCACTATGCTGAAAACGTTATATTTTATCGCAAGAACTAGTGGCCCACGTTCAAATCGATcataagatttcaagcgaagcctaCGATGAGCAAAGTGAATTCATAACAAGACCAGAGGAGCATCGTATTCTTGGAGTGACGGGTCAAATCCCTATCAGGAAGAACCGCTTTGAAAACTTAACTCCAAAACGGTATGCATTTGGGTCACATTTCAAGCTGGAAAGCCGTAACCCCCGAACCAATGGCTAAAAATCCCCCACGACAAATCCCCAACAGATCATCTGACAAGGTGACGAAATGAAGTTCgcaaaggaaaaagaaattgGGCTGGAAAAACGTGTTCTCGTGCTTATTATCACGTCAAGCCTCACGCCAATGTGACACATGACCATTTACCTACACAATGCCTCGATCGGCATGTTGAGCGACGCCAAAGCACAATCCAGAGGTGAAAGAACCACAACGACGAACTAGATCGTGATCACAACCTACTCAACCAACGAGTCCTCGTGGTTAGCTCGAAGTTCAAAGATAACAGGCGCTCGAACAAACGAATCCGCTCTCGGCCTCCGTTTCGAAACTGATCCGAAGCACGACATTAGGGGGAGAGAGGGAGAGTACCAGCCAGCACGATTCGAGCGGAGAGGCCATGGCGGAGCAGGGCGCGATCGCTGGCGACGTCGAAGCGAGATGGAAGGCGAATAAGAAGAGGTGGAGGCGGAAGCGAAGGCGGAGGCACACCACAAATCAAATAGATCGACAGTCTGTCACCCCCCGTGGTGGTGTTTTTGGAGGTTTACCTGTTTAGACGCAAGCGTCCGCGACGCCACAAACCCGGCAATCCTACTCGTTCCTTCATTCAACGAAAACCCAAGAACCATTGCGGCTCCGACACGTGGAAGCCGGACATGATTTTTCTTTCGTGGGGGGCGGGGGGTGATGTGTGGTGACCGCCCCTCGCACGACGTGCTTTGCTTTGATTATGATCGCTGGATCGGATTCGGATCGTGCCCGCTTGTGATCCATATCCGAATTTGATAACACGAGGACCGTTGTTGAGTTGCGGATCCGGACTTTGAATTATCGGATCCGACATGGAGGCACGTTAGTGAAGCCCCACGACTCATCATTTGTTTTCGCTTCTTCTTTACAGGTCTCGCTTAGTTGGTTGTAGAGTGGAGGGTCTCAGCTTTAGTTTAATTGACTCGGTGTCAGCCGAACATTGGAAAGGGTTGATGGGACCCAATGGTTGAATAGGCAAACCATTGCCACTACAGAAGAGTACTGCTTGCCTGATTAGGTTCGGTTTGAAtcgttatttttttaattaaaaatatataatataaaaaatattttttaagaaaaatatattaaaaaataaattaaattacgaTATCAATATTAGATTGTGTAGTattatttaattaagtaagatatattattaatataattaaattataattatcaa
This DNA window, taken from Musa acuminata AAA Group cultivar baxijiao chromosome BXJ3-7, Cavendish_Baxijiao_AAA, whole genome shotgun sequence, encodes the following:
- the LOC135642470 gene encoding very-long-chain aldehyde decarbonylase GL1-8 isoform X1; its protein translation is MASPLESCWLYLITHFSEFQLATVGTFLIHESVFFLSGLPSIYFERSGLFSKYKIQKKNNTPEGREKCIVRLILYHVCVNLPVMLISYPTFRFMGLRSSLPLPHWTVIVSQIIFYFILEDFVFYWGHRILHTKWLYKHVHSVHHEYATPFGLTSEYAHPAEILFLGFATIIGPALTGPHLFTLWLWMILRVLETVEAHSGYHFPWSPSNFLPLYGGSDFHDFHHRVLYTKSGNYASTFVYMDWLFGTDQGYRKLKALEEVEGKKY
- the LOC135642470 gene encoding very-long-chain aldehyde decarbonylase GL1-8 isoform X2, whose amino-acid sequence is MASPLESCWLYLITHFSEFQLATVGTFLIHESVFFLSGLPSIYFERSGLFSKYKIQKKNNTPEGREKCIVRLILYHVCVNLPVMLISYPTFRFMGLRSSLPLPHWTVIVSQIIFYFILEDFVFYWGHRILHTKWLYKYATPFGLTSEYAHPAEILFLGFATIIGPALTGPHLFTLWLWMILRVLETVEAHSGYHFPWSPSNFLPLYGGSDFHDFHHRVLYTKSGNYASTFVYMDWLFGTDQGYRKLKALEEVEGKKY
- the LOC135642470 gene encoding very-long-chain aldehyde decarbonylase GL1-11 isoform X3, producing MLISYPTFRFMGLRSSLPLPHWTVIVSQIIFYFILEDFVFYWGHRILHTKWLYKHVHSVHHEYATPFGLTSEYAHPAEILFLGFATIIGPALTGPHLFTLWLWMILRVLETVEAHSGYHFPWSPSNFLPLYGGSDFHDFHHRVLYTKSGNYASTFVYMDWLFGTDQGYRKLKALEEVEGKKY